AACGTCGCCGTGCGCTCCCTGGTGACGAAGAAGTCCCTCACCTCGGCACCGCGGGTGCCGGGCAGCAGCCGCTCGAGCTCCGGGAGGTACCGCTCCCGCAGTACGGCGACGGGCTCGTCGATCTCGTCCTGCGCCGCCGACTGCGACAGCGCGAGGTACTGGCCCGCACGCAGTCCGGAGGCGTCGGTGCGGTCGAAGACCCACTGGACCGGGGTGCCGAGGGCCGCGAAGAACGGCTTGTGCAGCACCTTGCGGTCGTAGACGACATGCACGTTGAGGATCGGCGCGGTGCCGATCCGCAGAAGATTTTCCGGTGCGTCCAGCGCGCCCTCGGGCAGCAGGTCATGGGCCTCGCGCTGGGGTACGGCGAGGACGACCGAGTCCGCCCGCAGCGTCTCGCCGGGAACCTCTACCCGCCAAGTCCCGTTCTCGTCAGTGGAGATGGAGGTGACGCGTGTACGGACCTCGGTACGGACGCCCGCGGAGTCGAGCGCCTTGCGGGCCAGCCGGTCGTGCAGTTCACCCAGCGGGACGTGCGCCCATCCGATGTCGGCCGCGCCCGGGTCGGACAGCAGACCGGTCTTGAACACCATCGCGGCGAGCGCCAGCGAGGCATCGCCCGCGACCGCGTTGAGGGTGGCGACCCCGACCAGGTCCCACAGGGCCTCGACGGCACGCGCCGACTGACCGTGCGCGGTCAGCCAGCTGCCGAAGTCCTGCGCGTCCAGGTTCGGATCGGCGAGGTCGAGCCCCTTGAGCGCGAGCGCGGCCCGCCCCACCCTGGCCCGGTCGGCGAGCGGGAGATGCGGGTACGTGGCGAGGCTGCGCCCCAGATGCAGGGGCACCGGCAGCGCGTCGCGCCGCAGTCTGCCGAGCCGTCGTCCCTCGGGCTTGTCGACGTCGAGTACGGGCACGTCGAGACGATCCTGCAACGGCGCCAGCGCTGCCCCCTCGATCCGGTCGAGGAACCAGCGGTAGGCGGTGCAGCAGCGCAGATAGACGTGCTGTCCGTTGTCTACGGTCAGTTCGCCGCGCTGGAAGGAGAAGGCGAGCCCGCCGAGGCGGGGCCGGCCTTCGAGCAGGGTGACACGGACACCCGCGTCGGCGAGAGCGAGCGCGGCGGTGATGCCGGCGAGCCCGCCGCCGATCACGACGGCGTCCCGCCCGGACTGATGGCCGTCGGTCATCGTGCACCCTCCCCTGCGCGGCCGCCGTGGTGATTGAACGGTGCACGGCCGGCCGTCGCAGTCAGGGACGCCACGCCCTGCCGGAGGGTTGCCTGCCGCTTTCCCCTGGCGGCATCACCTTGGACCGTTCTGTCCATCAGGCGCGCCTCCTGACGGTCCCGCGCGTCACATGCCGGGCGTCCAGACCCGACAGTCCGCGTACGGCGACGTACGCCTTCTCCCGCCCGGGCAGCGCGACCCGGCCGCGCAGCACGGCCTCCGGGTCGCGCTCGATGCGGTCCAGGAGGCGGCGGTAGATCCCGGCCATGGCGGCGACACAGGCGCCGCTGCGCCGGTCGAGCATGGGGAGGAGCCGGTAGCCCTCGGCGAAAAGGGCGCGGGCCCGTCGCACTTCGAAGTGCACGAGGCCCGCGAAGTCGGAGCCCTCCGGTGGTTTCGGCCCGTTGAACCCGGCCGAGCAGCCGAACTTCGCGAGGTCGTCGGCGGGCAGATAGGTGCGTCCACCCAGGGCGTCCTCCCGGACGTCTCTGAGGATGTTGGTGAGCTGAAGCGCGAGCCCGAGCGTGTCGGCATACTCGGGCGCGCGCTCGACGCCGCGCGCCCCCGGTTCGGTACCGAACACCCCGAGCGAGAGCCGTCCGATGGCGCCCGCGACACAGCGGCAGTAGACCTTCAGGTCGTCCCAGGTCTCGTAGGTCTCGCCGCGGACGTCCATCAGGACGCCGTCGATCAGCTCGTCCAGGCCGTCCAGCGGGATCGGGAAGGCGGTGGCGGCGTGGGTCAGGGCGACCGCGACCGGGTCGGTGTCGTCCTCGTCGACCTCGCCGTCACGGACCCGGGCCAGCATCGCCCGGGTGTCCTCGAGCCTGGCGGCCTTGACGTCCGGCGGCAGGGTGCCGTCGCCGATGTCGTCGACGCGGCGCGAGAAGGCGTACAACGCCGACATCGCGCGGCGCCTGGACATCGGCAGCAGCCTGATGCCGTACGCGAAGTTCCGTGCCTGCTGTCCGGTCACGGCCTCGCAGTAGCTGTAGGCGGCGAGTACCGGTGCGGACACGCGTGGTTCGGCCTCCACGGTCCGGATCACCCCTCTCCTCGCAGAGTCACGCCCACCTCGCGCAGCAGCTGGAGCTTGCCGGGCTTGGGTGGGCCGGGAAGTACGTCGTATTCGGCGGCGGCGATCGCGCGGATCGCCGCCCTTCCCCCCGCCACGAACCCTGCGAGCAGCAGCTTCAACCTGCCGTGGACGCTACCCACCAGGGGGGCGCCTTCATTCAGGAGAGTGCGGGCGCGTTCTGCTTCGTGGGCGACCAGTGCGCGCACCGATGCGCCCGCGGTCCTCGTGGCGAGATCCGCCTCCTGGACATGGAAGCGTTTCATGTCCTCGGCGGGCAGGTAGATACGGTCGCGGGCGAGGTCCTCGGCCACGTCCTGGAGGTGTTCGACGATCTGGAGCGCCGTGCAGATCGCGTCCGAGAGCCGGATCCGCTCCGGGGTCGAGGTGCCGGTGACGCCGAGCACCAGGCGTCCCACGGGGTTGGCCGACAGTTCGCAGTAGGCGAGCAGGTCGTCGTAGGTCTCGTACCGCTTGACCAGCTGGTCCTGGCGGTTCGCGGCGATCAGGCCGCGGAAGGGCTCGGGGGGCAGCGACCGGCGGCGGACCGTGGGCTGTAGGCGGCGCAGCAGCGGGTGGCGGGGTGCTCCGGTGAAGACCCGGTCGAGGTCGGCCTCGAAGGCGTCCAGCATCTCCAGACGGTCCTCGGCCTTCGCGGCGGAGACGCCGAGGAGGCGGGCGTCGGCGCCGCCGGGGGCGAGGTCACCGTCGCCGATGTCGTCGACGAGGCGGGCGAAGCCGTAGACGGCCATGAGGTCGGTGCGCCAGGCCCGGGGCAGGAAGAAGGGGGCCACGGGGAAGTTCTCACCCGCGGCCTTGTCCAGCGTGCCGCGCTCCGGATCCGAAGCGCGTGCCGTGTCGGTTCCCGTCACCGCGGACTGCCCGGGGCGGGGACGGCACATGCGTTGAGCTGGGGAGTTTCCGTAGCCATAGCCGTCACATCTCCCGTTCTACACCGCCGACCCAATACACACTATTTCGGACACGCCGCCCGGCCTTCCGTGCGGCGGCCCTGACAGAGGGTGTCGGGCATTATCGCCCCACTTGCCGCGATTCGGGACCGGTACAGCTTACGTTGTACAGCTCAGCAAGGATCGTCGGGGTCTCCTGCGCATCACAAGAACACACCGATTGACTTCAAGATTCCTGCGGGGTACCGAAGTTGACGTTTCCTTTGCAGACGCGGGGCCCCGCCGGAGCAGTTCCGGCGGGGCCCCGCGAAGCGTCGTGGGCCGATACGCCGAGGCCCTCGTGGACTACTTGCCCGTGAACTTCTCGTACTCCTTGAGGACCTCGTCGGTCGGGCCGTCCATGCGCAGCTCACCACGCTCCAGCCACAGCACCCGGTCGCAGGTGTCACGGATCGACTTGTTGTTGTGGCTGACCAGGAACACCGTGCCGGCTTCCTTGCGCAGTTCCCGGATGCGCGCCTCGGAGCGCTTCTGGAACTTGCGGTCGCCGGTGGCCAGGGCCTCGTCGATCATCAGGACGTCGTGGTCCTTGGCGGCCGCGATGGAGAAGCGCAGGCGGGCCGCCATACCGGAGGAGTAGGTGCGCATGGGCAGGGTGATGAAGTCGCCCTTCTCGTTGATGCCCGAGAAGTCGACGATCTCCTGGTAGCGCTCCTTGATCTGCTCCCGGGACATGCCCATGGCGAGCCCGCCCAATATGACGTTCCGCTCGCCGGTGAGGTCGTTCATGAGCGCCGCGTTGACGCCGAGCAGCGAGGGCTGACCGTCGGTGTAGACCTTGCCGCTCTCGGCGGGCAGCAGACCGGCGATGGCGCGCAGCAGGGTGGACTTGCCGGAGCCGTTGGAGCCGATCAGGCCGATGGCCTCGCCGCGGTAGGCGACGAAGGAGACTCCGCGCACGGCGTGCACCTTGCGCACCCCGCGCTCCTCGCCGCGCTTGACGATGCGGCTGAGGGCGGCGGTGGCGCTGCCCTTGCCGGACTTGGCGCCGTTGACGCGGTAGACGATGTGCAGCTCGTCCGCGATGACGGTGGGACGCGGGTCCCGGGGGGCGGTCTTCTGCTCGGTGTCAGCCACGGCCGTACCTCTCTTCCGCCTTCCAGAAGTAGACGAATCCGAAGGCCCCGGCGAGCAGCGCCCAGCCCAGTGCGAAGAACCACACGTGCGGGGGCAGGTAATCGGAGCCGTAGCCGTCGATCAGCGCGAAGCGGATCAGGTCCATGTAGATGGCGGCGGGGTTCCATTGCAGGACCTCGGTGACCCAGCCCGGCATGTCCTTGTCGGCGAGCATGGCCGGGATGCTGAACATCACGCCGGACGCGTACATCCAGGTGCGCAGCACGAACGGCATCAGCTGGGCGAGGTCGGGGGTCTTGCTGCCCATGCGGGCGAAGGTCAGCGCGAGGCCGGTGTTGAACACGAAGTGCAGGACCAGCGCGGGCAGGACCAGCAGCCAGGACAGACCCGGGTAGCTGCCGAACGCCACCATGATCACGACCAGCACGATCATCGAGTACAGCAGCTGTTGGAGCTGCTGGAGCGCGAACGAGATCGGCAGGGACGCCCGCGGGAAGTGCAGCGCCCGCACCAGGCCCAGGTTGCCGGAGATCGCGCGCACGCCCGCGAGGACCGAGCTCTGGGTGAAGGTGAAGACGAACACACCAGTCACCAGGAACGGCACGTAGATGTCGTGCGGGATGCCCTTCCGGGCGCCCAGCAGCAGGCCGAAGATGAAGAAGTAGACCAGCGCGTTGAGCAGCGGGGTGGCCACCTGCCACAGCTGGCCGAGCTTGGCCTGGCTGTACTGGGCGGTCAGCTTCGCCCGCGAGAACGCGAGGATGAAGTGACGCCGGTCCCAGAGCTGGCGGACGTACTCGACGAGCGAGGGGCGGGCACCGCTCACGGACAGCCCGTACTTGGCGGCGAGCTGTGCCGCCGTGAGGCCCTCGTCGGGCGACGGGGGCGCGGTCACCGCGACTCCGCCGTCATGCGTTGTCTCACTCACTGGTGGAAACTTTCGTCTTCGAGATGCGCAGCCTGTGCGGGCTTGGGCATGAGCCAGGGCCGGGTGTCGGCCCGGCCGCTCTCCGGTTCGAGCTTGTCAGATGACCGGGGGCCGGCCCAGTCGGGTCAGCCGCCACACGGTACGCCACTTCATGGGCTTGCGTGGGCCGCACGCAGTGGTCCAGCCTTCCCGGAATCCGCCGAACCATGCCTTGAGCGCGGGCCGCGAGGGGCGGCGCAGCAGGGTGAGCAGCAGCCAGACCCCGAGGTAGACCGGGACCAGGAGCGCGGGCAGGTTGCGGCGGGCGAGCCAGACCCGGTTGCGGGCGACCATGCGGTGGTAGACCGCGTGCCGCGAGGGCGCGGTCGTCGGGTGGTACAGCACCATGTCGGACCGGTAGTCGATCATCCAGCCCGCGTCGAGGGCCCGCCATGCCAGGTCGGTTTCCTCGTGCGCGTAGAAGAACTCGTCCGGCAGGCCGCCGACTTCGGCGAAGACCTTGGTGCGGACGGCGTTGGCGCCGCCGAGGAAGGTGGTCACGCGCGAGGAGCGCATGGGGTCGGCGGCGCGCAGCCGGGGGACGTGGCGGCGCTGGGTGACGCCGGTGTCCGGGTCGGCGATGCGGAAGCTGATGATGCCGAGCTTCGGGTCCTCGGCGAACGCCGTACGGCACAGCTCGGCGGTGTCGTGGTTGGCGAGGAGGCCGTCGTCGTCGAGGAAGAGCAAGATGTCCACGTCGCGACCGCTGGGGCCGAAGGCCTCGATACCGACGTTGCGCCCGCCGGGGATGCCGAGGTTCTCGGGCAGCTCGATGGTGCGGACGCCCGCGGGGACGTCCGGAACGGGCGAGCCGTTACCGACGACGACCACCTCGACGCGGTCGCCGTCCTGCTTGGCGACCGAGTCGAGCAGGGCACGGAGCTCATCGGGCCGGTTGCCCATCGTGATGATGACGACGCCGACCTTCATGGGGGCGCTCACTTGAGCCTGCTCGACGCGAGGATGGACACCAGGTGCAGCAGGGTCTGGAGCAGCGCGATACCGGCCAGTACCGCGACGCCGAGCCGGGAGAAGAACAGGTCACCGCGGACGTTGTCCACGATGGCGAGGACCAGGATCAGCAGGGACGCCTCGATGCCGAGGATGAGGCGGTGGAACTTCAGCAGGGACGCGGCCTTGCGGGCCAGCGCCATGCCGGAGGAGCGCATCTCGGCCGCCGACTCCTGGACCGGCGGCTTGCCGGTCTGGTGCCGGGCGACGCCGACGAGGTCGGTCTCCGCCTTGATCAGGATGGCGCCGAGCGCGGCGAGGGTGCCGAGGAACGCCCACAGCCAGTCGATACGGCCGCTGCCGAACAGGTCGGCCGCGCGCAGACCGAAGCCGACGAGGACGGCGGCGTCGGTCAGATAGGCGCCGACCCGGTCGAGGTAGACGCCGTTGAGCGAGTACTGCTTCTTCCAGCGGGCGATCTCGCCGTCGACGCAGTCGAGGAGCAGATACATCTGCACGCAGACCACACCGAGCACGGCCCCCGGGATCCCCGGCACGATCAGTGCCGGGGCCGCGAGGACGCCGAAGACGGTCATCAGGTACGTGAGCTGGTTGGGCGTGACCCTGGTGTTCACCAGGTAGCGGTCCACCCGCAGGGACACCTCGCGCATGTAGAGGCGCCCCATCCAGTGCTCACCGCTGCGCCGGTCCTTCACCCCTGCGGGGTGCACGACCGGACGGAGTTCAGCTACCGATGGTCTTGACATAGTCGACGTAGAGATCCTTGATCTGGTCGGTCTTGAGGTCGAGGTGTTCGAGGATCGTGTACCGGCCGGGCCGGGTCTCCGGAGCGAACTCCACGGCGCGGACGAACTCGTCCACCGAGAAGCCGATCTCCTCCGGCAGTACCGGCAGGCCGTGCCGGCGCAGTACCGAGGCCATGTACGCCGACTCCTCGTGCGCACCCCGCAGGAACATCGCGAAGGTGGCGCCCAGGCCGCACTGCTCACCGTGGGCGGCGGCGCGCTTGGGGAAGAGCAGGTCGAAGGCGTGGTTGATCTCGTGGCAGGCGCCGGAGGACGGGCGGGAGTCGCCCGAGACCGACATCGCGATACCGCTGAGCACGAGCGCCTCGGCGAGCACCTGGAGGAAGTCGGTGTCCCCTATGCCGCCGGGGTGCCTGAGCACGGCCTCGCCGGCCTGGCGGGCGATCGAGGCGGCGAGGCCGTCGATCTTCTCGCCCTTGACGCGGTTGGCCAGCTCCCAGTCCGCGATCGCGGAGATGTTGGAGACGGCGTCGCCGATCCCGGCCCGCACGAAGCGGGACGGGGCCTCATGGATGACGTCGAGGTCGATGACGACCGCGATCGGGTTCGGCACACCGTAGGAGCCGCGGCCCGCGTCGTTGTCGAGGGTCGCGACCGGCGAGCACAGGCCGTCGTGCGCGAGGTTCGTCGGCACGGCGACCAGCGGCAGGCCGACGCGCGCCGCGGCGAACTTGGCGCAGTCGATGATCTTGCCGCCGCCGAGGCCCACGACCGCGTCGTAGTGGCCGGCCTTTATGTCACTGGCCAGCCGGACGGCGTCGTCGAGGGTGCCGCCACCGACCTCGTACCAGGTGGCGCCGGGCAGCGAGGGCTCCAGCCGCTTGCGCAGCTTGGCGCCGGAACCGCCGCTGACGGCGACGGCGAGCCTGCCGGAGTGCGAGATGCGCTCGTCGGCGAGGACGCCGACCAGGTCGTCGAGGGCACCCGGGCGGATGTCGACGACGACCGGCGCGGGGATGAGCCGGGTCAGTAGAGGCACGCGATCTCCCGTCCGCGGGCGAGATCGTCGTGGTTGTCGATCTCCACCCACTTGACGTCGCCGATCGGCGCCACGTCGATCCTGAAGCCGCGGTTCACCAGTTCCTGGTACCCGTGCTCGTAGAACTGCTGCGGGTCGGTCTCCCAGACCGTCTTCAGCGCGTCGACCAGTTCGGGGGCGGCGTCGCCCTCGATGAGCGTGACGCCGATGTACTCGCCGGTGGCCTCGGCGGGGTCCATCAGCTTGGTGATCTTCGTCATGCCCTTCCCGGGGTCGACGACGACCTTCATCTCCTCGTCCGCGAGGGACTTCACGGTGTCGAGGGCGAGGATGATGCGCTTGCCCTCACCGCGGGCGGCGAGCAGCGTCTTCTCGACGGAGACCGGGTGGACGGTGTCGCCGTTGGCGAGGATCACGCCGTCCTTGAGGGCGTCACGGCCGCACCACAGGGAGTACGCGTTGTTCCACTCCTCGGCCTTGTCGTTGTCGATGAGCGTGAGCTTGAGGCCGTACTTGGCCTCAAGGGCCTCCTTGCGCGCGTACACGGCCTCCTTGCGGTAGCCGACGATGATCGCGACCTCGGTCAGCCCGATCTCCGCGAAGTTGCCGAGAGTGAGGTCGAGAACCGTGGGTTCGCCCTCTATGCCCGCGGGGCCCACCGGCACCAGAGCCTTGGGAAGGCTGTCGGTGTAGGGGCGCAGACGCCGTCCGGCGCCGGCCGCCAGCACGAGGCCGATCATGCGGGTTCTCCTTCATCGTGTACGGCGGGCGCCCCGGAGGACACCCAGAAGCGGATGCTCTCGACGAGCACCACGAGGGCGACGGCCACGGCCAGAGCCGTGAGCGCGACCTTGAACTGCGAGGCGGTGAGCACCGCGGCCAGGACGGCGACGAGCAGCGTCCGCCCCTCGTGCCCCCCGATGGCGCGCACCAGCCAGGCCGGGGACGCGCCGGCGTTGCCGCGGATGCGGTACACCGTGTCGTAGTGATGGTAGGCGACCGCCGCCACCAGCCCGAAAGCCGCAGGAAGGGCTCCGTTCACGTCCGCCTTGGCCGCCAGCACCAGGACGGTGCAGTACTCGGCCGCCCGGAAGAAGGGCGGAACCAGCCAGTCGAGGGCGCCCTTGAGGGGGCGGGCGACGGCTTCGGCCGACAGCAGGACGTAGAGCCCGGCGAGCAGCACGACGTACCAGGAGGAGCCCCAGGCCCAGGCGGCCAGGACCACGGCGACCGCGCCGGCGGCGGCGCTGAACGGGGCGGTCCCGCGGGCCGCACCGGGCAGGAAGCGTGCGACGCCCTCGGCCAGCGGCCCGCTGTCCGTGAGGTCGGCCAGCGCCTGCGCGGCCCGGTCCGTGCGCTTGGCCTTGCGCGTCAGCGACCGCAGCACCCGGCCCGCCGTGGTGTACGTCGCCGCGAACGCGCAGCCGATGAGCAGTGCGTAGAAGGTGATGCGAGGCGTGGTCAGCGCCGTGAGGACCGCGATCATCGCCCAGCGCTCACCGATCGGGAGCACGATCATGCGCCGTACCCACACCGTCCAGCCGACGCTGTCGAGCTTGTCGGAGAGGGCGGCGGTGGGGCTGGTGTTGGCGGTGGCGTCGTGGTTGGCCTCGTTGAAGGAGAAGTCGACGACGTGCCGGCAGGTCTGGAGGATCATCGCGCCCAGCGCCAGCGCCCAGACGTCGTCGCCGCCCCTGGCGGCTCCCAGCGCCAGTCCGGCGTAGTAGGCGTACTCCTTGGCCCGGTCGAAGGTGGCGTCCAGCCAGGCGCCGAGCGTGGAGTACTGGAGGGAGTAGCGGGCGAGCTGGCCGTCGGTGCAGTCCAGGACGAAGGAGAAGATCAGCAGCAGACCGGCCGCGACGAACCCGGCCCGGGTGCCCGTCGCCGCGCAGCTCGCGGCGATCAGCGCGGTGATGAGCGAGGCGGTGGTGACCTGGTTCGGGGTCAGCCCCCGGCGGGCGCACCAGCGGGCGATGTAGCGGGAGTACGGGCTGATGCAGTATGTGGTGAAGAAGCCGTCGCGGGACTTCACGGCCGACTTCAGGCGTACGGCTTCGTCGTCGACGGCGGCGACGGACTGCCGTGCCTCGTTGCGGGCCTGCGGGTCGGCCGGGACCACGGCGACGAGGCTGCCGAGCTCGGGGTGGTGGACGCCGGCGTCGTCCGCGTCCAGCGCGGTGACGATCCGGTCGGCGAGGCTGTCCACGACGAGTGCCGTACCGCCGCCCGCGCTGTTCTCCCGGGCCATCGCGCGGGTCAGGGCCTGGCGGCCGGCCGGCTGGGCCGTGACGGCGCCGGGGATCGCGGCGAGCGGGAAGCGCGGGTCGGTCAGGCCGAGGCGCAGGGCGTGCAGATGGCCGACGAAACCGGCGTCGACGACGGCGACCCGCTGGTCACCGGGCACCTGGGCGAGCAGTGTCTCGGTCTCGGCGGCATCGGAGGCGGTCCGGACGTCGAAGCCGAGGGACCGCAGATCGCCCTCGATCGACGATCCGGGGACCGGCTGACCGGTGAGGATGGCGGTCGACAACCGAACTCACTCCCTGGGTGCCGACGTCTGCACGCCGGCGAGTACACGGTGGGGGCGCCCCTTACCGGTGACGGCCGGGCGGCATGTCGGCAGAGGCTATCGGATGCCGGGAAGCCCGCGTTCACCGCCCGTTCACGGGCCGATCCACGGCGGCTCCCCCGGCCTTTGCCGCGATCATCATGGGTGATCGCGGGCCTCGCCCACAAACCGCGTCCCGCGGGATCGGGCATCCGGGACAAAGCGTCGGCCGTCCTCGCCTCGGCATAGGGTGGGCGACCATGACATGGCTGATCACAGGCGGAGCGGGATACATAGGGGCCCATGTGGCGCGGGCCATGACGGAGGCCGGGGAGCGCGTCCTCGCGCTGGACGACCTGTCGGCCGGGGTTCCCGCGCGGCTGCCGGCGGACGTGCCGCTCGTGCGGGGGTCGTCGCTCGACGCCGGGCTGCTGAAGCGGGTGCTGGCCGAGCACGAGGTGACCGGCGTGCTGCACCTGGCCGCGCGCAAGCAGGTCGCCGAGTCGGTGGCGCAGCCGACGCGCTACTACCAGGAGAACGTCGGCGGTCTGGCGACGCTCCTTGAGGCGGTCGCCGAGGCCGGGGTCGGTCGGTTCGTGTTCTCCTCGTCGGCGGCCGTCTACGGCAATCCCGACGCGGGGCTGATCACGGAGGACACTCCGTGCGCCCCGGTGAACCCCTACGGCGAGACCAAGCTCACCGGGGAGTGGCTGGTCCGGGCGGCGGGACAGGCGCACGGGATCTCCACCGTGTGTCTGCGGTACTTCAACGTGGCGGGGGCCGCGGCCCCCGAGCTGGCGGACACGGGCGTCTTCAACATCGTGCCGATGGTCTTCGACCGGCTCACCCGCGACGAGGCCCCGCGGATCTTCGGTGACGACTACCCGACGCCGGACGGCACCTGCGTCCGCGACTACATCCATGTCGCCGACCTGGCCGAGGCGCATCTCGCGGCGGCACGACGGGTCGGGGACCACGACGGTGACCTGACCGTCAACATCGGCCGCGGCGAAGGTGTCTCCGTTCGGGAGTTGGTCACGGTCATCGGCGAGGTCACCGGCGACCGCCGGGAGCCCGTCGTGGAGCCCCGGCGTCCCGGCGACGCCCCGGTCTCGGTCGCCTCGGCCGAGCTGGCCGCCCGGGAGCTCGGCTGGACCGCCCGGCGCGGGGTGCGGGAGATGATCGAGTCGGCGTGGGCCGGCTGGCGGCTGCACCACGGCCAGTGAACTGGGGCTGCCCTGACCTGCGATTCGTTTACGCAGGTCAGGGCACATGACAACGGTGTTCAGTGCCGCGTTGCCGGATACCCCCCACCCGTAGTTCACTGTGAAGCCGGGCAGATCACAGGAGGCGGCTTCCATGGGGGCTGGGCACGATCACGGCCACGCGCACGCGCCGGCCGGCGGTACGGCGACCGCGGCGTACCGCGGCAGGCTGCGGGTGGCGTTGTCGATCACGCTCACCGTCATGGTGGTCGAGATCGTCGGCGGCATCCTCGCGGACTCCCTCGCACTGGTCGCGGACGCGGCGCACATGGCGACGGACGCGCTGGGCCTCGGCATGGCGCTGATGGCGATCCACTTCGCGAGCCTCCCGCCGAGCGGGACACGCACCTTCGGGTACGCCCGCGCCGAGATCCTCGCCGCCCTCGCCAACTGTCTGCTGCTGCTGGGCGTCGGCGGCTACGTCCTCTACGAGGCGATCCAGCGGTTCGTCACCCCGGTCCCCACCGAGGGCGGGCTGACCATCGTGTTCGGCGCGATCGGCCTGGTCGCGAACATGATCTCGCTGTCCCTGCTGATGCGGGGCCAGAAGCACAGCCTGAACGTCCGCGGCGCTTTCCTGGAGGTCGCGGCGGACGCCCTCGGCTCGGCCGCGGTGATCATCTCGGCGGTGGTGATCCTCACCACGGGCTGGCAGGCCGCCGACCCGATCGCCTCGCTCCTCATCGGCCTGATGATCGTGCCCCGCACCTGGAAGCTGCTGCGCGAGACCCTCGAGGTGCTCCTGGAGGCGGCGCCCAGGGACGTCGACATGGACGAGGTGCGGGCGCACATCCTGGCCCTGGACGGCGTCGAGGACGTCCATGACCTGCACGCCTGGACCATCACCTCCGGGATGCCGGTGCTCTCCGCGCACGTGGTGGTGGGCTCCGAGGCCCTGAACGCGATCGGGCACGAGAAGATGCTCCACGAGCTCCAGGGCTGCCTGGGCGACCACTTCGACGTGGAGCACTGCACCTTCCAGCTGGAGCCGGGCGGGCACGCGGAGCACGAGGCCCGGCTGTGCCACTGAGAGTCCGGTACGTCCACTAAATCCTCCCTGGGGCGGAATGCAGCGATCCGGCGCGAGGCGGCGTCCTCAACCTCACAGTGCGCCACCCCGGACGGTTCCCCGTCCGCCGCGCCGGGCACGATCAACGGCCGGGAGTGTCGTATCCGTACGGCACACTTGGGGCGCGTAAGACCGATGCGAAGGATGGGTATGCCGATCACACCTGCCACCGCGACGCACAGCTCGTCGAACGGCACCGCTGACCCGATTCTGCTGGAACTGGTCGACGAGGACGGCGTCACGATCGGCACCGCGGAGAAGCTCGCCGCCCATCAGCCACCCGGGCAGCTGCACCGCGCCTTCTCGGTGTTCCTCTTCGACGAGCAGGGCCGTCTGCTGCTCCAGCAGCGGGCGCTGGGCAAGTACCACTCCCCCGGTGTGTGGTCCAACACCTGCTGCGGCCACCCCTACCCGGGCGAGGCGCCCTTCGCGGCGGCGGCCCGGCGGACGTACGAGGAGCTGGGCGCGTCCCCGTCGCTCCTCGCGGAGGCGGGGACCGTGCGCTACAACCACCCGGACCCGGAGTCTGGCCTGGTGGAGCAGGAGTACAACCACCTCTTCGTCGGGATGGTGCAGGCGCCGCTGCGGCCGGACGCGGAG
This DNA window, taken from Streptomyces sp. NBC_00663, encodes the following:
- the idi gene encoding isopentenyl-diphosphate Delta-isomerase; amino-acid sequence: MPITPATATHSSSNGTADPILLELVDEDGVTIGTAEKLAAHQPPGQLHRAFSVFLFDEQGRLLLQQRALGKYHSPGVWSNTCCGHPYPGEAPFAAAARRTYEELGASPSLLAEAGTVRYNHPDPESGLVEQEYNHLFVGMVQAPLRPDAEEVGATAFVTPAELAERHARDTFSAWFMTVLDAARPAVRELTGPGVGW